The Salinibacterium sp. M195 genome includes a window with the following:
- a CDS encoding PTS sugar transporter subunit IIA, translated as MQLPPLPESAIDIGAFAADWRSAVNLSGEALVRSGAAKAGYAAEMIRMIEDHGPYVVIAPGLALAHARPGPQVIANGLSVVTLTEPVRFGHAHNDPVKVILGLAIVEAGPHLAAVAAVANIFNDSTAIDDLAAATTAAEVQRIMGVTPS; from the coding sequence ATGCAGCTCCCTCCTCTTCCCGAGTCAGCGATCGACATTGGCGCTTTTGCCGCTGATTGGCGATCTGCTGTAAATCTTTCTGGTGAAGCACTAGTGCGTTCTGGTGCGGCCAAAGCAGGCTATGCCGCAGAAATGATCCGGATGATCGAAGACCACGGACCCTATGTGGTGATCGCGCCCGGGCTCGCCCTGGCACACGCGCGCCCGGGCCCGCAGGTCATCGCCAACGGGTTGTCTGTTGTGACGCTCACCGAGCCCGTACGGTTCGGTCATGCCCACAACGATCCGGTGAAGGTCATTCTCGGCCTCGCAATTGTCGAGGCGGGACCGCACCTCGCGGCCGTCGCTGCTGTCGCTAATATTTTCAACGACTCAACGGCAATTGACGATCTCGCTGCCGCAACGACGGCGGCAGAAGTGCAACGAATTATGGGGGTTACACCGTCATGA
- a CDS encoding adenosine deaminase, whose amino-acid sequence MNAAVENFSMPGSGASITALPKVSLHDHLDGGLRPHTIVELAAETGYELPESDPAKLTSWFATQADSGSLVDYLKTFDVTIAVMQTAEHLRRVAREFVQDLADDGVIYGEIRWAPEQHLQNGLDLDQAVTAVQEGLEEGVDGVRSSGRSIRVGQLLSAMRHTERGTDIAELAIRHRDRGVLGFDIAGPEAGFPPSRMRGAFDLLAHNYLPATVHAGEADGLDSIRSALFDGRALRLGHGVRLAEDITIAREDDENTYVSLGDLAQWVKDREIALELSPSSNLQTGAIEQWGDELVDHPFDLLYQLGFRVTVNTDNRLMSATTLSRELFLLSEAFGYDLTDLEVFQINAAGAAFLPIEEREELSEAISAGFESA is encoded by the coding sequence ATGAACGCTGCTGTTGAGAACTTTTCGATGCCCGGAAGCGGCGCAAGCATCACCGCGCTGCCCAAGGTCTCCCTGCATGACCACCTCGACGGCGGATTGCGGCCTCACACCATCGTGGAACTCGCAGCAGAAACGGGCTACGAACTCCCCGAGTCTGACCCGGCCAAGCTCACCTCGTGGTTCGCCACTCAGGCTGATTCCGGTTCGCTCGTTGATTACCTCAAAACCTTCGACGTCACTATTGCCGTCATGCAGACGGCAGAGCACTTGCGGCGAGTGGCTCGCGAGTTTGTGCAAGACCTTGCCGACGACGGTGTCATTTACGGCGAGATCCGTTGGGCCCCTGAGCAGCACCTGCAGAACGGGCTCGACCTCGACCAGGCAGTCACCGCCGTGCAGGAGGGCCTAGAAGAAGGCGTAGATGGCGTGCGCTCAAGCGGGCGAAGCATCCGTGTCGGTCAACTCCTGAGCGCAATGCGCCACACCGAACGCGGCACCGACATCGCTGAGTTGGCCATTCGCCACCGCGATCGTGGAGTGCTTGGCTTCGACATCGCGGGCCCAGAGGCCGGTTTTCCGCCGAGTCGGATGCGCGGTGCCTTCGATCTACTCGCGCACAACTACCTTCCCGCTACTGTGCACGCTGGCGAGGCAGACGGCCTTGACAGCATCCGGAGCGCACTTTTTGATGGTCGCGCCTTGCGCCTCGGTCACGGTGTTCGTCTTGCTGAAGACATCACAATTGCGCGCGAAGACGATGAAAATACTTACGTCTCACTTGGTGATCTCGCTCAATGGGTGAAGGACCGCGAGATTGCTCTCGAGTTGAGCCCCTCGTCTAACCTACAGACCGGCGCGATCGAGCAGTGGGGCGACGAACTTGTCGACCACCCCTTCGACTTGCTCTACCAGCTTGGATTCCGGGTCACCGTGAATACCGACAACCGCCTCATGAGCGCAACGACCCTGAGTCGCGAACTCTTCTTGCTCTCAGAAGCATTCGGCTATGACCTCACCGATCTAGAGGTTTTCCAAATCAACGCTGCTGGGGCCGCGTTCTTGCCGATTGAAGAGCGTGAAGAGCTTTCCGAAGCCATCAGCGCTGGCTTTGAAAGCGCATAG
- a CDS encoding MFS transporter codes for MTTADETDIDHATKWRAFWVCVVVAAITILDLSKVNVALPSIEDALGASSTQLQLIVSGYVLTFGLVLVPAGRLGDQRSRKTLFLIGLTLFTIASIACALAPNASMLLLFRLLQGVAAGIQMPQVIGLIQQLFRGPERGRAFGLFGAMIGIATAFGPTLGGLMIAIGGAEDGWRYIFWMNVPLGIIALILAWRILPSTVKTGYARLDLDPVGIAIFGVTVLALMWPFLFTTGAPTDDPNRWWLLVVFVLAAAAFIAWERRYAASGRAPLVPLKLFRISSFRNGTLLATVYFAAMPAMFLLTTLYLQIGLGLAPVFAGMVTIGFALTSAFSSWRGGLLVERYGRSLVVVGLAILLVGLGLLMAAAILTPPAMTPFVMAAAFLIGGTGGGLVISPNQTLTLHDIPPAEGGLAGSVGQLGQRIGTAIGTAVALSLFYSTLYNERNSSESTVDLYHHAYGVGMISATLFFAIAMFIGVVDLGARKRRARSFADA; via the coding sequence ATGACGACAGCGGATGAGACCGACATCGACCACGCTACGAAGTGGCGCGCCTTCTGGGTATGTGTCGTGGTTGCGGCGATCACTATTCTTGATCTGTCGAAGGTTAACGTAGCGCTGCCGTCCATTGAGGATGCTCTTGGCGCGAGTTCGACGCAGCTGCAGCTCATCGTCTCTGGTTACGTTCTCACCTTCGGTCTCGTGCTGGTACCGGCCGGTAGGCTCGGGGATCAGCGTTCCCGCAAGACACTGTTTCTTATCGGTCTCACCCTCTTCACGATCGCGAGCATTGCGTGCGCGCTTGCGCCGAATGCGAGCATGTTGCTCCTGTTTCGGCTCCTTCAGGGCGTTGCTGCTGGCATTCAAATGCCGCAGGTTATCGGCCTCATTCAACAGCTGTTTCGTGGCCCGGAGCGCGGCCGCGCCTTTGGCCTGTTTGGCGCGATGATCGGCATCGCCACGGCGTTCGGACCCACTCTTGGCGGGCTCATGATTGCGATTGGCGGTGCAGAAGACGGCTGGCGCTACATCTTCTGGATGAACGTTCCCCTCGGCATCATCGCCTTGATCTTGGCCTGGCGCATCCTTCCCTCGACAGTCAAGACTGGCTATGCTCGGCTCGACCTCGATCCCGTGGGAATCGCGATTTTCGGTGTCACTGTGTTGGCGCTCATGTGGCCGTTCCTCTTTACGACCGGCGCACCAACGGATGACCCCAACCGGTGGTGGTTGCTGGTGGTGTTCGTGCTTGCAGCGGCGGCGTTCATCGCGTGGGAGCGTCGCTACGCCGCCAGTGGTCGAGCGCCACTTGTGCCACTGAAGCTGTTCCGCATCAGCTCGTTCCGCAACGGAACTCTGTTGGCGACGGTGTATTTTGCGGCAATGCCGGCGATGTTCTTGCTGACGACGTTGTACTTGCAAATCGGTCTCGGGCTTGCTCCCGTATTTGCGGGAATGGTGACGATCGGCTTCGCTCTCACGAGCGCGTTCTCCTCGTGGCGGGGTGGCCTTCTCGTTGAGCGCTATGGTCGCTCGCTCGTTGTGGTCGGGCTCGCAATCCTGCTAGTAGGCCTAGGGCTCCTGATGGCGGCGGCGATACTCACGCCGCCGGCGATGACCCCGTTCGTCATGGCTGCAGCATTTCTCATTGGAGGTACTGGCGGTGGGCTCGTCATTTCGCCAAACCAGACGCTGACGCTTCACGACATTCCCCCTGCGGAGGGTGGTCTGGCTGGTTCCGTTGGACAACTTGGCCAGCGGATCGGAACAGCAATCGGCACCGCCGTCGCGCTTTCGCTGTTCTACTCGACGCTCTACAACGAGCGGAACAGCAGCGAAAGCACGGTCGATCTCTATCACCATGCTTACGGTGTCGGAATGATTTCTGCGACCCTTTTCTTCGCGATCGCCATGTTCATCGGCGTCGTTGACTTGGGCGCGCGCAAGCGTCGAGCGCGATCGTTCGCTGACGCGTAG
- a CDS encoding adenosylhomocysteinase encodes MTSELVERGAARMTWIRSRMTLLAAVREHFAETQPFAGHRIGMSLHLDPKTAVLLETLAAGGAEIVATGNHGSTQDDIVAFLREQGMTIFGTRDDTLEQHHANIASVVDAQPDILLDNGADLAAKIAELGSAAQIIGGTEETTSGGYRLRAELADHVPFPVIVINDSPLKAIGENKHAVGQSVVESFMRITNLMVPGRRFVVAGYGWCGRGVAHYLRALGGKVAVVEVDEIKAFEAALDGYRVANVLDLADWGEVFITATGHPQILGTEFFDVVADGAILVNCGHFPWEIDVMALRDVALSSTVIDTAIENIELPGDRHVTLLAEGRMMNLAGREPKGNSIESMDLGFLLQALSLERVVTAADTLVAGAQPVPDSINRDIARRMLVAMKADR; translated from the coding sequence ATGACTTCTGAACTTGTTGAGCGTGGTGCGGCTCGAATGACCTGGATTCGTTCGCGGATGACGCTGCTTGCCGCTGTGCGAGAGCACTTTGCGGAGACGCAGCCTTTCGCGGGCCACCGCATTGGCATGTCATTGCACCTTGACCCCAAGACCGCAGTGCTGCTCGAAACGCTTGCCGCCGGGGGAGCGGAGATCGTCGCGACCGGCAACCACGGGTCAACTCAAGATGACATCGTCGCCTTCCTGCGAGAGCAGGGGATGACAATCTTCGGAACGCGCGATGACACTCTGGAACAGCACCACGCCAACATCGCGAGCGTCGTGGATGCTCAACCAGACATCTTGCTCGACAATGGCGCCGACCTTGCAGCCAAGATCGCAGAGCTGGGCTCTGCCGCTCAGATCATCGGCGGAACTGAAGAAACCACCTCGGGCGGTTACCGGCTGCGAGCAGAATTGGCTGATCACGTGCCCTTTCCGGTTATCGTCATCAACGACAGCCCGCTCAAGGCAATCGGGGAAAACAAGCACGCGGTTGGCCAGTCCGTGGTCGAGAGTTTCATGCGCATCACCAACCTCATGGTGCCAGGACGTCGCTTCGTCGTCGCCGGCTACGGCTGGTGCGGGCGCGGGGTTGCCCACTACCTCCGTGCCCTCGGCGGCAAAGTTGCTGTCGTTGAGGTTGACGAGATCAAAGCCTTCGAGGCCGCCCTCGACGGCTACCGTGTCGCCAATGTGCTCGACCTCGCAGACTGGGGTGAAGTCTTCATCACCGCCACCGGTCATCCGCAGATTTTGGGTACTGAATTCTTCGACGTGGTTGCTGACGGAGCGATCCTCGTCAATTGCGGCCACTTCCCCTGGGAGATCGACGTCATGGCGTTGCGCGATGTCGCACTTTCGAGCACCGTGATCGACACCGCAATCGAGAATATTGAGCTGCCGGGCGACCGTCATGTCACACTGCTGGCGGAAGGGCGCATGATGAACCTCGCCGGGCGTGAACCGAAGGGGAACTCGATCGAATCGATGGACCTCGGATTCCTTCTCCAAGCGCTATCGCTCGAGCGCGTCGTCACTGCCGCCGATACCCTCGTGGCCGGAGCACAACCTGTTCCCGACAGCATCAACCGAGACATTGCTCGACGGATGCTCGTCGCGATGAAAGCGGACCGCTAG
- a CDS encoding thymidine phosphorylase, translating into MNNEAAPGIERFDAVDLIHTKRDKGVLSTDQINWLVDAYTRGYVGDEQMAAMTMAIFINGMEREEIRDLTLAMIASGETLSFEGLGKPTTDKHSTGGVGDKITLPLAPLVASFGVAVPQLSGRGLGHTGGTLDKLESIPGWRAEISNEEFYAQLRGVGGVICAAGAGLAPADKKLYALRDITGTVEAIPLIASSIMSKKIAEGTSALVLDVKFGSGAFMKDANRSRELAETMVRLGKDAGVKTVALLTNMNVPLGLTIGNANEVRESVEVLAGGGPSDVRALTVALAREMLAQVGHEDADVEAALDNGQAMDAWRGMIFAQGGDPDAALPQPKESHVVVAERDGVLVEQGALPFGVAAWRLGAGRARKQDPVQHAAGIDLHAKPGDPVRKGEPLFTMHADEPARFERALESLEGAYRIGDAGETIHDGGPLIAGRID; encoded by the coding sequence GTGAATAACGAAGCAGCACCAGGTATCGAACGATTCGATGCCGTCGACCTCATCCACACCAAGCGTGACAAGGGCGTACTGAGCACCGACCAGATCAACTGGCTCGTGGATGCCTACACTCGCGGTTACGTCGGCGACGAGCAGATGGCTGCCATGACAATGGCCATCTTCATCAACGGCATGGAGCGCGAAGAGATCCGTGACCTCACTCTGGCCATGATCGCCAGTGGAGAGACGTTGAGCTTTGAGGGATTGGGTAAGCCCACGACCGACAAGCACTCCACCGGTGGCGTCGGCGACAAAATCACCTTGCCGCTTGCCCCTCTCGTCGCCTCGTTCGGTGTTGCCGTTCCGCAGCTTTCCGGCCGCGGCCTCGGTCACACGGGAGGCACCCTCGACAAGCTCGAGAGCATCCCCGGCTGGCGTGCCGAGATCTCTAACGAAGAGTTCTATGCGCAACTGCGCGGCGTTGGCGGAGTTATTTGCGCTGCCGGAGCTGGCCTCGCACCGGCAGACAAGAAGTTGTATGCCCTTCGCGACATCACCGGAACGGTTGAAGCTATCCCGTTGATCGCATCCTCGATCATGAGCAAGAAAATCGCCGAAGGAACGTCAGCCCTCGTGCTCGATGTGAAGTTCGGTTCTGGTGCTTTCATGAAGGATGCCAATCGCAGCCGTGAGCTCGCCGAAACCATGGTTCGCTTGGGTAAAGACGCCGGAGTCAAGACTGTTGCGCTGCTCACCAACATGAATGTTCCCCTCGGTCTCACCATCGGTAATGCGAACGAAGTTCGTGAATCTGTTGAGGTTCTCGCCGGTGGCGGCCCCTCGGACGTGCGTGCGCTGACGGTGGCTCTGGCCCGTGAGATGTTGGCTCAGGTTGGTCACGAAGACGCTGACGTTGAGGCCGCTCTCGACAACGGTCAAGCGATGGATGCCTGGCGCGGCATGATCTTCGCGCAAGGCGGAGATCCGGATGCTGCCCTGCCGCAGCCCAAGGAAAGCCACGTTGTGGTGGCCGAGCGCGATGGCGTTCTCGTCGAGCAAGGAGCTCTGCCGTTTGGCGTTGCTGCGTGGCGTCTGGGTGCCGGTCGTGCTCGCAAGCAAGACCCGGTTCAGCACGCCGCAGGTATCGACCTGCACGCCAAGCCCGGTGACCCCGTTCGCAAGGGTGAGCCGTTGTTCACGATGCACGCCGACGAGCCTGCTCGCTTCGAGCGCGCCCTTGAGTCGCTCGAAGGCGCGTACCGCATCGGTGATGCGGGGGAGACGATTCACGATGGCGGACCGCTCATCGCTGGGCGGATCGACTAA
- a CDS encoding nucleoside hydrolase, with translation MAEKIILDCDPGHDDAIALLLAHGSPEIDLLGVTTVMGNQTIEKVTRNALAIARVAGITDVPFARGAHRPLVRQIEVAESIHGESGLDGPVLPEPTIELDARHAVDFIIDTVMAHEPGTVTLVPTGALTNIALAVRKEPRIAERVKQVVLMGGGVNVGNWSATSEFNIVIDPEAAHIVFNECWPLTMVGLDLTHEALATDEVAASIAAIGTGPARFVGELLEFFGETYRDAQGFDHPPVHDPCAVAFVIDPTVMQVVKVPLDVELTGTLTLGMTVADFRAPAPEDCTTQVARNLDHPKFWGMVVDALERIGDPQL, from the coding sequence ATGGCTGAAAAAATTATTCTTGACTGTGACCCTGGGCACGACGACGCGATTGCACTCCTGCTCGCGCACGGAAGCCCCGAGATCGACCTGCTGGGAGTCACCACGGTGATGGGCAACCAGACAATCGAAAAAGTCACCCGAAACGCGCTTGCCATCGCCCGCGTCGCCGGCATCACCGACGTGCCATTCGCCCGCGGAGCACACCGCCCCCTCGTTCGCCAGATCGAAGTCGCCGAATCTATTCACGGCGAATCCGGCCTCGACGGCCCTGTGCTGCCCGAACCCACAATTGAGTTGGATGCACGGCACGCCGTCGACTTCATCATCGACACCGTCATGGCCCACGAACCCGGCACCGTTACACTCGTCCCCACCGGCGCCCTCACCAACATCGCTCTTGCCGTTCGCAAGGAACCGCGCATTGCTGAACGTGTCAAGCAGGTTGTGCTCATGGGCGGCGGCGTCAACGTCGGCAACTGGAGTGCTACGAGCGAGTTCAATATCGTGATCGACCCCGAGGCAGCCCACATCGTGTTCAACGAGTGCTGGCCCCTCACGATGGTCGGCCTCGACCTCACTCACGAGGCTCTCGCTACCGACGAGGTTGCCGCCTCCATCGCCGCCATTGGCACGGGCCCTGCTCGCTTTGTTGGCGAACTGTTGGAGTTCTTCGGCGAAACCTACCGCGATGCTCAAGGCTTCGACCACCCGCCCGTCCACGACCCCTGTGCCGTCGCATTCGTCATCGACCCCACGGTGATGCAGGTTGTCAAGGTGCCGCTGGATGTCGAACTCACCGGAACGCTCACCCTCGGCATGACCGTGGCCGATTTTCGCGCCCCAGCTCCCGAAGACTGCACAACTCAGGTTGCCCGCAACCTTGACCACCCCAAGTTCTGGGGAATGGTTGTCGACGCGCTCGAACGCATTGGCGATCCGCAGCTCTAG
- a CDS encoding PTS sugar transporter subunit IIB — MKIVTICGAGIGSSGVLKVNAERALRALDLEATVVAADVSTVRVVAADAQIILTTQEFVDAIGKTNADVIVIINLFDTSELKQKLEDALG; from the coding sequence ATGAAGATCGTGACAATTTGCGGCGCCGGCATCGGCAGCTCCGGAGTGCTCAAAGTGAATGCCGAGCGCGCGCTTCGGGCACTTGACCTCGAAGCGACTGTTGTTGCCGCCGATGTGAGCACCGTGCGTGTTGTCGCCGCCGATGCCCAGATCATTCTGACGACTCAAGAATTCGTTGACGCGATCGGTAAAACGAATGCCGATGTCATTGTCATCATCAACCTTTTCGACACTTCGGAACTGAAACAAAAACTAGAGGACGCTCTGGGCTAA
- a CDS encoding phospho-sugar mutase, whose translation MSVEELTTEELIAAASAWLEQDPDAVTHTELEALITDATNGDETAIAGLHHRFDTRLAFGTAGLRGELGAGPNRMNRVLVTQAAAGLAAYLLTHEISPSIVIGYDGRINSEVFARDTATIMAGAGVRAILLPRLLPTPVLAFAVRHLNVSAGVMVTASHNPANDNGYKVYLGGDNHGSQIVPPADADIAHAIDIVAKGSIAELPRSTDFVTTDDGVVDEYISRTAALVGPATDIVYTYTAMHGVGWETSNAVYAKAGFAPPALVEEQAHPDAAFPTVAFPNPEEPGAMDLSFAKAREVAADVAIAHDPDADRLAVAVPARDGEWHRLSGNEVGMLLGWRAAERANGSGVLAASIVSSPALRAIAADYGLDYQDTLTGFKWISRIDGLTYGYEEALGYLVDPDKVRDKDGISASVDFLSLAAELKAEGKTVLDHLDDFTARFGAFASRQVSMRFEKISEIGETMTRLRAAAPTVVGGLTIASFDDFETGVDGFAPSNIIRLQFEGGARVIVRPSGTEPKLKFYVDASSTAGDGAERKAAAEAVATQLETGMRELLV comes from the coding sequence ATGAGCGTCGAAGAATTGACCACCGAAGAACTCATCGCCGCCGCCAGCGCCTGGCTCGAGCAAGACCCCGACGCGGTCACCCATACCGAACTCGAAGCGCTAATCACGGATGCTACGAACGGTGACGAGACGGCAATCGCCGGACTCCATCACCGCTTTGACACGCGGCTCGCGTTCGGCACTGCCGGGTTGCGCGGCGAATTGGGCGCCGGACCCAACCGCATGAACCGGGTTTTGGTCACTCAGGCGGCTGCAGGACTTGCCGCCTACCTGCTCACTCACGAGATCAGCCCGAGCATCGTGATCGGCTACGACGGCCGCATCAACTCTGAAGTTTTTGCTCGCGACACGGCAACCATCATGGCCGGGGCCGGTGTGCGCGCAATCCTTTTGCCGCGACTCCTCCCCACCCCTGTTCTCGCCTTCGCGGTACGCCACCTCAACGTCAGCGCTGGCGTGATGGTCACGGCCAGCCACAACCCCGCAAACGACAATGGCTACAAGGTCTATCTGGGCGGCGATAACCACGGTTCCCAGATCGTGCCGCCCGCCGACGCCGATATCGCTCACGCGATCGATATCGTCGCCAAAGGGTCAATCGCCGAGCTGCCCCGCTCGACCGATTTCGTCACCACCGATGACGGTGTTGTTGACGAGTACATCTCTCGCACAGCGGCCCTCGTCGGCCCCGCCACCGACATCGTCTATACCTACACCGCCATGCACGGCGTGGGCTGGGAGACCAGCAATGCGGTCTACGCCAAGGCCGGCTTCGCTCCTCCCGCGCTGGTCGAGGAACAGGCTCACCCCGACGCAGCGTTCCCCACAGTCGCGTTCCCGAACCCTGAAGAGCCCGGCGCCATGGATCTCAGCTTCGCGAAAGCACGTGAAGTGGCAGCTGATGTTGCTATCGCCCACGACCCCGACGCTGACCGTCTTGCCGTTGCCGTTCCGGCCCGCGATGGCGAATGGCATCGGCTGAGCGGCAACGAAGTGGGAATGCTGTTGGGCTGGCGTGCTGCCGAACGGGCCAACGGTTCCGGAGTGCTCGCGGCATCCATCGTTTCCTCACCGGCACTGCGTGCGATCGCTGCCGACTATGGCCTGGACTACCAAGACACCCTGACCGGCTTCAAATGGATCTCCCGGATTGACGGCCTCACCTACGGCTACGAAGAAGCCCTCGGCTACCTCGTTGACCCCGATAAGGTGCGCGATAAGGACGGCATTTCGGCGTCGGTCGATTTTCTCTCTCTCGCTGCCGAGTTGAAGGCAGAGGGCAAGACTGTGCTCGATCACCTCGATGACTTCACCGCGCGCTTTGGAGCCTTCGCCTCCCGACAGGTGTCAATGCGCTTCGAGAAGATCTCCGAGATCGGCGAGACAATGACTCGACTTCGCGCTGCGGCTCCCACCGTGGTCGGCGGTCTCACCATTGCGTCATTCGATGATTTCGAAACCGGTGTTGACGGCTTCGCCCCGAGCAACATCATCCGCTTGCAGTTTGAGGGCGGCGCCCGCGTGATCGTGCGCCCCAGCGGCACCGAGCCCAAGCTGAAGTTCTATGTGGATGCCTCAAGCACGGCGGGCGATGGCGCCGAGCGGAAGGCCGCTGCCGAGGCCGTCGCCACTCAGCTAGAGACGGGAATGCGCGAGCTGCTCGTCTAG
- a CDS encoding purine-nucleoside phosphorylase has product MSQSPTTNPLDDPTADPFAVAKDAAAAIAAATGVEKHDIALTLGSGWGKAADLLGETTATIPASDIPGFSKPALEGHVGTLRSILLPSGKRALIIGARTHYYENHGVRRVVHSVRTAAATGATTMILTNGAGGIKETWKPGTPVLISDHLNLTADSPLEGATFIDLTDLYSKRLREIAKSIDSSLDEGVYTQFRGPHYETPAEVQMAKTMGGHIVGMSTALEAIAAREAGMEILGMSLITNLAAGIQSTPLSHEEVIQAGKDAEVQISGLLAQIVNAL; this is encoded by the coding sequence ATGTCACAGTCGCCAACCACAAACCCCCTCGATGACCCCACCGCAGACCCGTTTGCGGTGGCGAAAGACGCCGCTGCAGCAATCGCAGCCGCGACAGGAGTCGAGAAGCACGACATTGCCCTCACGCTCGGCAGCGGATGGGGAAAAGCCGCCGATCTGCTCGGCGAGACCACCGCGACGATTCCGGCCTCCGACATCCCCGGATTCTCCAAGCCCGCCCTCGAAGGGCACGTCGGCACCCTCCGCTCAATCTTGCTGCCGAGCGGCAAACGCGCCCTCATCATCGGTGCCCGCACCCACTACTACGAGAACCACGGCGTACGTCGCGTTGTCCACTCCGTGCGCACCGCCGCCGCCACCGGCGCCACAACCATGATCCTCACCAACGGTGCCGGCGGTATCAAAGAGACCTGGAAGCCCGGAACCCCCGTGCTGATCAGCGACCACCTCAACCTCACCGCCGATTCCCCACTTGAGGGTGCGACGTTCATTGACCTCACCGACCTCTACAGCAAGCGCCTGCGTGAGATCGCGAAGTCGATCGATTCCAGCCTCGATGAGGGCGTGTACACGCAGTTCCGCGGCCCCCACTATGAGACGCCAGCCGAAGTCCAGATGGCCAAGACAATGGGCGGCCATATCGTCGGTATGTCCACCGCCCTCGAGGCGATCGCTGCGCGTGAAGCGGGCATGGAAATCTTGGGAATGTCGCTCATCACGAACTTGGCTGCCGGCATCCAGTCCACTCCCCTCAGTCACGAAGAAGTCATTCAGGCTGGCAAGGATGCCGAAGTCCAGATCAGTGGCCTCCTTGCCCAGATTGTGAACGCACTATGA
- a CDS encoding IclR family transcriptional regulator, which produces MANAPEYAAPALDKGLDILELLAATTGALSQSEIAEATQRSTGQIFRMLSTLERRGYIFRDKQSGLYVLAMKLFELAHQHPPLRGLVSIAQPIMQELAEQTRQSCNLAVLDGTQVRVIAQVESPADFGFRVRVGAAFDVATTATGSVLSADSAEPLVRADTLQPGITDVVAAVRSAAGTVAALTVPYVATTFSQIDAERVLQLAANAAKEISVVLRGEAFTGS; this is translated from the coding sequence GTGGCAAACGCCCCCGAATACGCCGCCCCTGCCCTCGATAAAGGTCTCGACATCCTTGAACTGTTGGCGGCAACGACGGGAGCCCTCAGCCAATCTGAGATTGCCGAGGCTACTCAGCGCAGCACTGGTCAGATATTCCGAATGCTGTCAACGCTTGAACGGCGCGGCTACATTTTCCGAGACAAGCAATCGGGGCTCTATGTGCTGGCAATGAAACTGTTCGAGCTCGCGCACCAGCATCCGCCGCTGCGAGGGCTCGTGAGCATCGCGCAGCCCATCATGCAGGAACTCGCAGAACAGACTCGTCAATCGTGCAACCTAGCCGTACTCGATGGCACGCAAGTGCGCGTCATTGCTCAGGTCGAGTCCCCGGCCGACTTCGGGTTCCGGGTGCGTGTTGGCGCAGCATTTGATGTCGCCACCACCGCCACTGGCTCTGTGCTCTCTGCCGACAGTGCCGAGCCGCTCGTGCGGGCAGACACCCTTCAGCCCGGTATTACCGATGTCGTCGCGGCCGTGCGGAGCGCAGCAGGCACAGTTGCTGCGCTTACTGTGCCTTATGTCGCAACCACATTTAGCCAAATCGATGCCGAGCGGGTGCTCCAACTTGCCGCTAACGCAGCGAAAGAAATCTCGGTTGTGCTTCGTGGAGAAGCATTTACAGGATCTTAA
- a CDS encoding cytidine deaminase, translated as MTIEPQSIDWDALRLVATEALSHAYVPYSKFPVGVAAIVDDGRVISGANVENASYGLTLCAECTMVSALHMTGGGKLVAFTCVDGKGNALMPCGRCRQLLFEHSAEGMLLETVSGIKTIDEVIPDAFGPRTLEEYRSE; from the coding sequence ATGACGATTGAGCCGCAATCTATTGACTGGGATGCGCTGAGGCTCGTCGCCACAGAAGCCCTGAGTCACGCCTACGTTCCCTATTCGAAGTTCCCGGTCGGTGTCGCCGCAATTGTCGACGACGGCCGGGTAATTTCGGGAGCGAACGTCGAAAACGCCTCCTACGGCCTCACCTTGTGCGCGGAGTGCACGATGGTTTCGGCCCTGCACATGACGGGTGGTGGCAAGCTTGTCGCCTTCACCTGTGTCGATGGAAAAGGCAACGCGCTCATGCCATGCGGACGCTGCCGGCAGTTGCTCTTCGAGCACTCTGCTGAAGGCATGCTGCTCGAGACAGTGTCTGGCATCAAAACGATTGACGAAGTGATCCCCGACGCGTTCGGGCCACGCACCCTTGAGGAGTACCGCAGTGAATAA